One genomic segment of Brassica napus cultivar Da-Ae chromosome A3, Da-Ae, whole genome shotgun sequence includes these proteins:
- the LOC106439389 gene encoding probable beta-1,3-galactosyltransferase 13, translating into MMPSSPRLKLFHARPSRRPTSLIVITSIAIGLFGFLFGLSAIIFPGIRLSSRTCLTNSPPKTVRIVWDVAGNRNANGGVKRHKVMGFVGIQTGFASAGRRRALRNTWMPSDPQGLRRLEESTGLAIRFIIGKTKDEAKMAELRREIAEYDDFILLDIEEEYSKLPYKTLAFFKAAYALYDSAFYVKADDDIYLRPDRLSLLLAKERSHSQTYLGCLKKGPVFTDPKLKWYEPLADLLGQEYFLHAYGPIYALSADVVTSLVALKNNSFRMFSNEDVTIGAWMLAMNVNHENHKTLCEPECSPSSIAVWDIPKCSGLCNPEKRMLELHKKESCSKSPTLPSEDE; encoded by the exons ATGATGCCATCTTCTCCGAGGCTGAAGCTCTTTCACGCGCGTCCATCGCGCCGGCCGACGTCTCTGATCGTCATCACCTCTATCGCGATCGGGCTCTTCGGATTTCTCTTCGGACTCTCCGCCATTATTTTCCCGGGTATCCGGTTATCCTCCCGGACCTGCCTCACCAACTCTCCTCCCAAGACGGTACGCATCGTCTGGGACGTCGCTGGAAATCGCAACGCTAATGGCGGAGTGAAGAGGCACAAGGTTATGGGATTCGTCGGGATCCAGACCGGATTCGCGTCAGCTGGGAGGAGACGAGCTCTCAGGAACACGTGGATGCCGTCCGATCCACAAGGGCTTCGACG CTTGGAGGAGTCAACAGGGTTGGCCATTAGGTTTATTATAGGCAAAACCAAAGATGAAGCGAAGATGGCTGAGCTTAGAAGGGAGATCGCAGAGTACGATGACTTCATACTGCTTGATATCGAGGAGGAGTACAGTAAACTCCCATACAAAAC TTTGGCTTTCTTCAAAGCTGCGTATGCACTATATGATTCAGCGTTCTACGTCAAAGCTGATGATGATATATATCTGAGGCCAG ATCGGTTGTCCTTGCTGTTGGCTAAAGAGAGGAGTCACTCTCAGACATATCTTGGATGCCTGAAGAAAGGTCCTGTTTTCACGGATCCAAAGCTAAAATG GTATGAACCTTTGGCAGATTTGCTTGGTCAAGAGTACTTTCTTCATGCCTATGGCCCCATATATGCTCTTTCTGCAGATGTTGTCACCAGTTTAGTTGCCTTAAAGAACAACAG TTTCAGGATGTTTAGCAACGAGGACGTGACAATAGGTGCATGGATGCTGGCGATGAACGTCAACCATGAGAATCACAAGACTCTTTGTGAACCAGAGTGCTCCCCGTCCTCCATTGCTGTTTGGGATATACCAAAATGCTCAG GCCTTTGTAACCCAGAGAAAAGGATGTTGGAACTTCACAAGAAAGAGAGCTGCTCAAAGAGCCCGACTTTGCCATCGGAAGATGAGTGA